One Bos taurus isolate L1 Dominette 01449 registration number 42190680 breed Hereford chromosome 25, ARS-UCD2.0, whole genome shotgun sequence genomic window carries:
- the FBXL18 gene encoding F-box/LRR-repeat protein 18 — protein MASSGEDTCDDSDTAPVADSAHLLGFSDEILLHILSHVPSTDLVLNVRRTCRKLAALCLDKSLTHTVLLQKDYEASEDKVKRLVKEIGRDVQQLSMAGCYWLSGTTVEHVARCRGLVRVNLSGCPLTSLRLSKVLSALPHLRSLAIDVSPGFDASQLSSECKATLSRVRELKQTLYTPSYGVVPCCTSLEKLLLYFEILDRTREGAVLSGQLMVGQSNVPHYQHLRVFYARLAPGYINQEVVRLYLAVLSDRTPENLHAFLISVPGSFAESGATRNLLESMARNVALDALQLPKSWLNGSALLQHMKFSSPFYFSFSRCALSGGHLLQRVIDGGRDLQSLAGLNLSGCAHCLAPDCLLRKAEDDIDPAILEALVAACPNLRHLNLSAAHHHSPAGPSQHLCQLLARLPHLRSLSLPVCAVADSPPRADRAPIPPTMRAVPRGFGKKVRIGVQSVPFPGPAGPQPSSVFWSLLKNVPFLDRLELIGSNFSSAMPRNEPAIRNSLPPCSRAQSVGDAEVAAIGQLAFLRHLTLAQLPSILTGSGLVSIGLQCQQLQSLSLAHLGLMGKVVYMSGLSDMLKHCKRLKDLRLEQPYFSANAQFFQALSQCSALQRLCLVSRSGTLQPEAVLAFMARCLHVVVCHLFTGESLSTCRSLQQALLRSFQAERPALNVVVFPLLHEGLTDVIRDVPMVHLDEVTLFKSRVAEEPPNLWW, from the exons ATGGCCAGCTCTGGAGAG GACACGTGCGATGACAGCGACACGGCCCCGGTGGCAGACAGCGCCCACCTGCTGGGCTTCTCCGACGAGATCCTTCTGCACATCCTGAGCCATGTGCCCAGCACGGACCTGGTTCTGAACGTCCGGCGCACCTGCCGGAAGCTCGCAGCGCTGTGCTTGGACAAGAGCCTCACCCACACGGTGCTGCTGCAGAAGGACTACGAG GCCAGCGAGGACAAAGTGAAGCGGCTGGTGAAGGAGATCGGCCGGGACGTGCAGCAGCTCAGCATGGCCGGCTGCTACTGGCTGTCGGGCACCACGGTGGAGCACGTGGCGCGCTGCCGCGGCCTGGTACGCGTCAACCTGTCGGGCTGCCCCCTGACCTCCCTGCGCCTCTCCAAGGTGCTGTCAGCCCTGCCGCACCTGCGCTCCCTGGCCATCGACGTGAGCCCCGGCTTCGACGCCAGCCAGCTGAGCAGCGAGTGCAAGGCCACGCTGAGCCGTGTGCGGGAGCTCAAGCAGACACTGTACACACCCTCGTATGGCGTGGTGCCCTGCTGCACCAGCCTCGAGAAGCTGCTGCTCTACTTTGAGATCCTGGACCGCACACGGGAGGGCGCCGTGCTCTCGGGCCAGCTCATGGTGGGCCAGAGCAACGTGCCGCACTACCAGCACCTGCGCGTCTTCTACGCCCGCCTGGCCCCCGGCTACATCAACCAGGAGGTGGTGCGCCTCTACCTGGCCGTGCTCAGCGACCGCACGCCCGAGAACCTCCACGCCTTCCTCATCTCCGTGCCCGGCAGCTTCGCCGAGAGCGGGGCCACCCGGAACCTGCTGGAGTCCATGGCCCGCAACGTGGCCCTGGACGCCCTGCAGCTGCCCAAGTCTTGGCTCAACGGCTCGGCCCTCCTGCAGCACATGAAGTTCAGCAGCCCCTTCTACTTCAGCTTCAGCCGCTGCGCCCTATCTGGTGGCCACCTCCTGCAGCGCGTCATTGACGGTGGCAGGGACCTGCAGAGCCTGGCCGGCCTGAACCTCAGCGGCTGCGCGCACTGCCTGGCGCCTGACTGCCTGCTCCGCAAGGCGGAGGACGACATCGACCCCGCCATCCTGGAGGCGCTGGTGGCGGCCTGCCCCAACCTGCGGCACCTCAACCTCTCAGCCGCCCACCACCACAGCCCCGCGGGCCCCAGCCAGCACCTGTGCCAGCTGCTGGCCCGGCTGCCCCACCTGCGCTCCCTGTCGCTGCCCGTCTGTGCCGTGGCCGACTCCCCGCCGCGGGCCGACCGTGCGCCCATACCGCCCACCATGCGTGCGGTGCCCCGCGGTTTCGGCAAGAAGGTCCGCATCGGCGTGCAGTCCGTCCCCTTCCCCGGGCCGGCAGGCCCCCAGCCGTCCTCGGTGTTCTGGTCACTGCTGAAAAACGTGCCCTTTCTGGACCGCCTGGAGCTGATCGGCTCCAACTTCTCGTCCGCCATGCCGCGCAACGAGCCCGCCATCCGCAACTCCCTGCCGCCCTGCAGCCGGGCGCAGAGCGTCGGGGACGCGGAGGTGGCTGCCATCGGCCAGCTGGCCTTCCTGAGGCACCTGACGCTGGCCCAGCTGCCCAGCATCCTGACGGGCTCGGGGCTGGTGAGCATCGGCCTGCAGTGCCAGCAGCTCCAGTCGCTCTCGCTGGCCCACCTGGGCTTGATGGGCAAGGTGGTCTACATGTCTGGCCTCTCAGACATGCTGAAGCACTGCAAGCGGCTGAAGGACCTCAG GTTGGAGCAGCCCTACTTCAGCGCCAACGCCCAGTTCTTCCAGGCGCTGAGCCAGTGCTCCGCGCTGCAGCGCCTCTGCCTGGTGTCGCGCAGCGGGACGCTGCAGCCCGAGGCCGTGCTGGCCTTCATGGCGCGCTGCCTGCACGTGGTGGTGTGCCACCTGTTCACCGGCGAGTCGCTCAGCACCTGCCGCAGCCTGCAGCAGGCCCTCCTCCGCAG TTTCCAGGCGGAGCGGCCAGCGCTGAACGTCGTCGTCTTCCCCCTGCTCCACGAGGGCCTGACCGACGTGATCCGGGACGTGCCGATGGTGCACCTGGATGAGGTCACCTTGTTTAAAAGCAGAGTGGCCGAGGAGCCCCCCAACCTGTGGTGGTGA